The following coding sequences are from one Paenibacillus sp. JDR-2 window:
- the priA gene encoding primosomal protein N', translating to MIAKVIVDVPSRQTDRPFDYKVPPGMENWIEVGSRVGVPFGPRVLQGFVIELAETADVDPMKLKAVSELLDPVPPLLPDLIELAKWMSDKYCCSWTTALQAMIPAALKGKAERYISLNDDPDYTAEDYGLTALLPEEMLTWIGRQKQLKLETLQQRYPEQTAAIKEALRDGLLQEQTSIRDRLAIRKVLTVFPPDDEAAAREALANFPARAGKQRELLAFMLERGEAMPLQALLAEAGGSPASVRALADKGLLGLHEVEQERDPYAGRDFERTVPLPLMPGQQDVYERIAGTVSRGEPQVLLLHGVTGSGKTEVYMQSIQHCLELGKQAIVLVPEISLTPQMVERFKGRFGEAVAVLHSRLSNGERYDEWRKIRSRRVQVAIGARSAIFAPFERIGLIIIDEEHESSYKQEESPKYHARDVAVRRARQHGAAVVLGSATPSLESFAAASRQPAPGKESALLPMPERVGSRPMPPVQVIDMRGELQDGNRSMFSRKLHAALADRLERGEQSVLLLNRRGYSTFVMCRSCGYTAACPHCDISLTYHQKSRALRCHYCGHAELAPKECPSCSSEHIRYFGTGTQRVEEELAKLFPGIRVIRMDVDTTSEKHSHEKLLKQFGERKADVLLGTQMVAKGLDFPYVTLVGVIAADTSLNLPDFRSAERTFQLLTQVAGRAGRHHLPGEVIIQTYSPEHYAILTAQHHDYAAFVREELKHRSVMGYPPYCRLVLVTMSHEQLPLLSSVSEQFAERLRGLASDEGVLGPLEGGLPRAMDILGPVASPISRMKDRYRFQCVIKYRGNIDIPALLRHAMAPFVEGSQAKLVQFSIDVDPQVIL from the coding sequence ATGATTGCCAAAGTGATCGTAGACGTGCCGAGCCGACAAACGGACCGGCCGTTTGACTATAAAGTGCCTCCCGGCATGGAGAACTGGATTGAGGTCGGCAGCCGGGTAGGCGTTCCTTTTGGCCCACGGGTCCTGCAGGGCTTTGTCATTGAGCTCGCGGAGACGGCGGATGTGGATCCCATGAAGCTTAAGGCCGTATCCGAGCTGCTTGATCCGGTTCCGCCGCTGCTGCCCGATCTGATTGAGCTGGCCAAATGGATGAGCGACAAATATTGCTGCTCATGGACGACGGCGCTGCAGGCCATGATTCCGGCCGCTCTGAAAGGGAAAGCGGAACGGTATATCAGTCTGAACGATGATCCGGATTATACGGCAGAGGACTACGGTCTGACGGCGCTGCTGCCGGAGGAGATGCTGACGTGGATCGGCAGGCAGAAGCAGCTTAAGCTGGAAACGCTGCAGCAGCGGTATCCGGAGCAGACGGCAGCTATAAAAGAGGCGCTCCGCGACGGGCTGCTTCAGGAGCAGACTTCGATCCGCGACCGTCTGGCGATCCGAAAGGTGCTTACCGTGTTTCCGCCGGATGATGAAGCTGCGGCACGCGAAGCGCTGGCGAACTTTCCAGCCCGAGCCGGGAAGCAGCGGGAGCTGCTCGCCTTCATGCTGGAGCGCGGCGAGGCGATGCCGCTGCAGGCGCTGCTGGCGGAAGCAGGCGGTTCGCCTGCCAGCGTTCGGGCGCTTGCGGACAAGGGCCTGCTTGGCCTTCATGAGGTAGAGCAGGAACGGGATCCGTACGCAGGCCGGGATTTCGAGCGGACCGTACCGCTGCCGCTTATGCCCGGCCAGCAGGACGTGTACGAGCGGATTGCCGGCACGGTAAGCCGCGGCGAGCCGCAGGTATTGCTGCTTCATGGTGTTACGGGAAGCGGCAAGACCGAGGTCTATATGCAGTCGATCCAGCATTGCCTGGAGCTAGGCAAGCAGGCAATAGTGCTGGTACCGGAAATTTCGCTTACTCCGCAGATGGTGGAGCGATTCAAAGGACGCTTTGGCGAAGCCGTCGCCGTGCTGCACAGCCGGCTGTCGAACGGCGAGCGTTATGACGAGTGGCGCAAAATCCGGAGCCGCCGCGTACAGGTCGCAATCGGCGCTCGTTCCGCGATTTTTGCACCTTTTGAGCGGATTGGGCTTATTATTATTGATGAAGAGCATGAATCCTCCTACAAGCAGGAGGAGAGCCCGAAATACCATGCGCGGGATGTCGCGGTAAGGCGCGCAAGGCAGCATGGGGCAGCGGTTGTGCTTGGCTCAGCGACGCCGTCGCTGGAATCGTTCGCCGCCGCCAGCCGCCAGCCTGCGCCCGGCAAGGAGTCGGCTCTGCTGCCAATGCCGGAGCGGGTCGGCAGCCGTCCGATGCCGCCGGTGCAAGTCATTGACATGCGCGGCGAACTGCAGGACGGCAACCGGTCGATGTTCAGCCGGAAGCTGCATGCCGCGCTGGCCGACAGGCTGGAACGCGGCGAGCAGTCGGTGCTGCTGCTTAACCGGCGGGGCTATTCCACCTTCGTGATGTGCCGCTCCTGCGGTTATACGGCTGCTTGTCCGCATTGCGATATTTCGCTGACCTACCATCAGAAATCACGGGCGTTGCGATGCCATTATTGCGGGCATGCCGAGCTGGCTCCGAAAGAATGCCCGTCCTGCAGCAGCGAGCATATCCGCTATTTCGGGACAGGGACGCAGCGGGTAGAGGAAGAGCTGGCGAAGCTGTTCCCGGGGATCCGGGTGATCCGGATGGATGTGGATACAACCTCCGAGAAGCATTCTCACGAGAAGCTGCTGAAGCAATTCGGCGAGCGGAAGGCCGATGTGCTGCTGGGCACGCAGATGGTCGCGAAGGGACTCGACTTTCCGTACGTTACGCTGGTTGGCGTAATAGCCGCTGATACGTCGCTCAATCTGCCGGACTTCCGTTCGGCGGAGCGGACGTTCCAGCTGCTGACGCAGGTAGCGGGACGCGCCGGGCGCCATCATCTTCCCGGGGAGGTTATCATTCAGACGTATTCTCCCGAGCATTATGCCATTCTTACCGCCCAGCATCATGATTATGCCGCATTTGTGCGGGAAGAGCTGAAGCACCGGAGCGTGATGGGCTATCCGCCTTATTGCCGGCTGGTTCTGGTGACGATGTCGCATGAACAGCTGCCTCTGCTGTCTTCGGTCAGCGAACAGTTTGCCGAGCGGCTTAGGGGGCTGGCGTCGGATGAAGGGGTTCTTGGCCCGCTTGAAGGCGGTCTGCCAAGGGCGATGGATATTCTTGGGCCGGTCGCCTCGCCAATTTCTAGAATGAAAGATCGCTACCGTTTTCAATGTGTGATAAAATATCGTGGAAACATCGACATACCCGCGCTGCTAAGGCATGCAATGGCGCCTTTTGTGGAGGGCTCACAGGCAAAGCTGGTGCAGTTTAGCATCGATGTCGACCCACAAGTCATTTTATAA
- a CDS encoding LutB/LldF family L-lactate oxidation iron-sulfur protein — MSTAGTASTVKERAELALNDEFLRKAVKFTTERLRNGKKQASAEHGNWDDWRERGRQIRLHTIAHLDYYLNMFANQARANGVHVHFAETSAEAVKLSLEIAQRKQAKSVVKSKSMVTEELHLNHELESIGVEAIETDLGEYIIQLAGETPSHIIIPAIHKNRYQVADLLSQEAGETLAPDTSILAGFVRKKLREKFLEADIGMTGCNFAIAETGSMVLFENEGNARMVTTVPKTQITLMGMERIIPSWADLEVMATLLPRSATGQKLTVYMSGITGPRRDVDADGPDEMHIIIVDNGRSLQLGDPEFQELLNCIRCGACLNACPVYRHIGGHAYGGTYSGPIGAVLTPALQKNVAEWDDIANASSLCGACYEACPVKIPLHEMLIYLRRRKLEQGHGNAAESIGMKGFAAVMGSSKRYAGLVKLGKLGQKLVVRDGGIRLKLGPLKGWNTYRVTPSLPKKSFREQWGTLEQELRHGLKEVAPDMRSRMEAIVQGRDSEGGNGHG, encoded by the coding sequence ATGAGTACGGCTGGTACGGCATCAACGGTAAAAGAACGCGCAGAATTGGCGCTGAACGACGAGTTCCTGCGCAAAGCGGTCAAGTTCACAACGGAACGTCTTCGGAACGGCAAAAAGCAGGCTTCCGCCGAGCATGGCAATTGGGATGACTGGCGGGAGCGCGGACGGCAAATCCGGCTTCATACGATAGCTCATCTGGATTACTATTTGAATATGTTTGCGAATCAGGCGCGCGCTAACGGCGTGCATGTGCATTTTGCCGAGACGTCTGCCGAAGCGGTGAAGCTGTCTCTTGAGATTGCGCAGCGCAAGCAGGCGAAGTCGGTTGTAAAGTCGAAATCGATGGTTACGGAAGAGCTGCATTTGAATCATGAGCTTGAGTCCATCGGCGTTGAAGCCATCGAAACGGATCTTGGCGAGTATATCATCCAGCTGGCCGGCGAGACGCCTTCCCATATTATTATCCCGGCTATTCACAAGAATCGTTATCAGGTGGCCGATCTTCTGTCTCAGGAAGCGGGCGAGACGCTTGCTCCCGATACATCCATTCTTGCGGGCTTTGTGCGCAAGAAGCTGCGGGAGAAGTTCCTGGAGGCGGATATCGGGATGACCGGCTGCAACTTCGCGATTGCCGAGACCGGCTCGATGGTGCTCTTCGAGAACGAAGGAAACGCACGGATGGTTACAACCGTTCCGAAGACGCAGATTACGCTGATGGGGATGGAGCGGATTATTCCGTCCTGGGCGGATCTGGAGGTTATGGCTACTCTGCTGCCGCGGTCGGCGACAGGGCAGAAGCTGACGGTTTACATGTCCGGCATAACCGGTCCAAGACGCGATGTTGACGCGGACGGACCGGATGAGATGCATATTATTATCGTCGATAACGGACGGTCCCTGCAGCTGGGCGATCCCGAGTTCCAGGAACTCTTGAATTGCATCCGCTGCGGCGCTTGTCTAAACGCTTGTCCGGTGTACCGTCACATCGGCGGACACGCATACGGCGGTACTTACAGCGGTCCTATCGGTGCCGTACTGACTCCTGCATTGCAGAAAAATGTAGCGGAGTGGGACGATATCGCCAACGCATCAAGCTTGTGCGGCGCCTGCTACGAGGCCTGTCCGGTCAAAATTCCGCTTCACGAGATGCTGATTTATTTGCGCCGGCGCAAGCTGGAGCAAGGGCATGGCAATGCGGCAGAGTCGATTGGGATGAAAGGCTTTGCTGCCGTAATGGGCAGCTCGAAGCGTTATGCCGGCCTTGTGAAGCTAGGCAAGCTGGGACAAAAGCTTGTGGTAAGAGACGGGGGAATCCGTCTGAAGCTTGGTCCTCTTAAAGGCTGGAATACGTACCGGGTAACGCCAAGCCTGCCGAAAAAGTCGTTCCGCGAACAATGGGGGACGCTTGAGCAGGAGCTGCGCCATGGATTGAAGGAGGTTGCTCCCGACATGCGCAGCCGGATGGAAGCCATTGTGCAGGGCAGAGACAGCGAGGGAGGCAACGGTCATGGCTAA
- the def gene encoding peptide deformylase, whose translation MAIRIIVKEPDPVLRETAKEVTKFNSNLQKLLKDMAETMYDADGVGLAAPQIGISKRVIVVDIGDETGLISMVNPVIVENEGEQVGPEGCLSIPNLNGDVKRYERIVINGQDGEGNPFTVEASGFLAVAFQHEIDHLNGILFTDIAQNVYDITARQRKGGE comes from the coding sequence ATGGCCATTCGTATTATTGTGAAAGAACCCGATCCGGTGCTCCGCGAGACGGCAAAGGAAGTAACGAAATTCAACTCCAATCTGCAAAAGCTTCTGAAGGATATGGCAGAGACCATGTATGACGCGGACGGCGTAGGGCTTGCGGCTCCGCAGATCGGCATATCGAAGCGCGTCATTGTTGTGGATATCGGCGACGAGACAGGTCTGATCTCGATGGTTAATCCCGTTATTGTTGAAAATGAAGGCGAGCAGGTTGGTCCGGAGGGCTGCCTCAGCATTCCGAACCTGAACGGCGACGTAAAGCGTTACGAGCGGATCGTTATAAACGGGCAGGACGGGGAAGGCAATCCGTTTACGGTAGAGGCAAGCGGCTTCCTCGCGGTTGCGTTCCAGCATGAGATTGATCATCTGAATGGCATTCTGTTCACGGATATTGCGCAAAATGTATATGACATTACGGCAAGACAAAGAAAAGGCGGCGAGTAA
- a CDS encoding LutC/YkgG family protein: MAKQVDSHEEWLRRLAEESKRKQETFMNGIAQKLGHPRMTSAPEHPFRGAPDFWQAFEWPLEERMDRFESNFKAAGGHVERLADMEAAKRFIAEKADALSAKYVIRQNQPELSELGLEEALAASGAEVRVWNSEAGENWRARAAESDFGIVIADYAAAYTGSVTVLSSEDKGRSVSLLPTVLFVLIPLERLKTRLGEILINFDEAGREQLPAGIHFISGPSRSADIENDLTIGVHGPGVVYALLIG, encoded by the coding sequence ATGGCTAAGCAGGTTGATTCCCATGAGGAGTGGCTGAGGCGGTTAGCGGAAGAATCAAAGCGCAAGCAGGAGACGTTCATGAACGGGATCGCCCAGAAGCTGGGACATCCCCGGATGACTTCGGCGCCGGAGCATCCGTTCCGTGGCGCCCCGGATTTCTGGCAAGCCTTTGAATGGCCGCTTGAGGAGCGCATGGACCGGTTCGAGTCGAACTTCAAGGCAGCCGGCGGGCATGTGGAGCGGCTTGCCGACATGGAAGCGGCTAAGCGGTTTATCGCGGAAAAAGCGGATGCGCTTAGCGCCAAATACGTCATCCGGCAAAATCAGCCGGAGTTAAGCGAGCTTGGACTCGAGGAGGCGCTTGCCGCATCGGGAGCGGAAGTCCGCGTATGGAACAGCGAGGCAGGGGAGAACTGGAGAGCGCGAGCTGCGGAATCGGACTTCGGTATTGTAATTGCCGACTATGCGGCCGCTTATACCGGCTCCGTAACCGTCTTATCCTCGGAGGATAAAGGCCGCTCGGTAAGCCTATTGCCAACGGTATTGTTTGTTCTGATCCCGCTTGAGCGCTTAAAGACGCGACTAGGCGAGATCTTGATAAATTTCGATGAAGCGGGACGCGAGCAGCTGCCGGCCGGGATTCACTTTATTTCCGGTCCAAGCCGTTCGGCCGATATCGAGAATGATTTGACGATCGGCGTCCACGGACCCGGCGTAGTCTATGCTTTGCTGATTGGTTGA
- the rlmN gene encoding 23S rRNA (adenine(2503)-C(2))-methyltransferase RlmN, translating into MKPIIYDYNLDQLQDWMKENGEPAFRGGQLFDWLYVKRVKSFEEMSNLPKPLREKLEESFQFVTLSEITKFESKDGTVKFLFGLHDNHAIETVIMRHEYGNSICVTTQVGCRIGCTFCASTLGGLKRNLTAGEIVAQVVTAQQMLDATGERVSSIVIMGSGEPFENYDATMTFLRIMIHEKGLNIGQRHITVSTSGIVPSMYKFTEENTQINLAISIHAPNDKLRSKLMPVNRRFPFEDVMAACRNHIAKTGRRITFEYALIGGVNDQAEHAQELADVLQGMLCHVNLIPVNHVPERNYVRTPRNDIFEFQRILEKNKINCTIRREQGHDIAAACGQLRAKHMESTTR; encoded by the coding sequence ATGAAACCAATAATTTATGACTATAACCTCGACCAGCTTCAAGACTGGATGAAAGAGAACGGCGAGCCGGCTTTCCGCGGCGGACAGCTGTTCGATTGGCTGTACGTTAAGCGCGTGAAGAGCTTTGAAGAGATGTCCAATCTGCCGAAACCGCTTCGCGAGAAGCTGGAAGAATCCTTCCAGTTCGTGACGCTGTCGGAGATAACAAAATTCGAGTCGAAGGACGGCACGGTCAAATTCCTGTTTGGCCTGCATGACAACCATGCGATCGAGACCGTTATTATGCGCCATGAGTACGGCAACAGCATCTGCGTAACGACGCAGGTAGGCTGCCGGATTGGCTGTACCTTCTGCGCCTCGACGCTTGGCGGTCTGAAACGCAATCTGACCGCCGGCGAGATTGTTGCGCAAGTGGTAACGGCCCAGCAGATGCTGGATGCCACAGGGGAACGCGTATCAAGCATCGTTATTATGGGTTCCGGCGAACCATTCGAAAATTATGACGCCACGATGACCTTCCTGCGTATTATGATTCATGAGAAGGGTCTGAATATCGGCCAGCGCCATATCACCGTTTCGACAAGCGGTATCGTACCAAGCATGTATAAATTTACGGAAGAGAATACGCAAATCAACCTTGCCATCTCGATCCATGCGCCTAATGACAAGCTCAGATCCAAGCTGATGCCGGTTAACCGCCGCTTCCCGTTCGAGGATGTAATGGCAGCCTGCCGCAATCATATTGCGAAGACCGGCCGCCGCATCACGTTTGAATACGCCTTGATCGGCGGCGTTAACGACCAGGCTGAGCATGCTCAGGAGCTTGCCGACGTGCTTCAAGGCATGTTGTGCCATGTCAACCTGATCCCGGTTAACCACGTGCCGGAGAGGAACTATGTACGCACGCCGCGCAATGACATTTTCGAATTCCAGCGCATTCTGGAAAAGAACAAAATCAATTGCACGATCCGCAGGGAGCAAGGCCATGATATTGCGGCTGCATGCGGCCAATTGAGGGCGAAACATATGGAGTCCACGACGAGGTGA
- the coaBC gene encoding bifunctional phosphopantothenoylcysteine decarboxylase/phosphopantothenate--cysteine ligase CoaBC has translation MLRGKTIVLGITGGIAAYKGAALCSKLVQAGAEVHVIMTESATKFITPLTLQTLSRHPVHIDTFDEKDPSVVTHIDLADRADLVVIAPATANIIGKVANGLADDMLSTTLLAATSPVLVAPAMNVHMYEHPAVVRNLELLASRGVMFVEPGTGQLACGYVAKGRLAEPEDIVIAVHSLLKAKEHGTLAGKRVLVTAGGTMERLDPVRYLTNDSSGKMGFAIAEAAKVMGAEVTVIAGRTSVDPPAGVKVIRVESARQMLDAVLERFEESDIVVKSAAVADYRPVTRHGQKIKKSGETLTLELEKTTDILQTLGERKTHQLLIGFAAETEQLEKYAMDKLKRKNADLIVGNDVSQEGAGFNGDTNIVQLYGPSGLIEAMPLLSKRETAQRILTIAARRLSEGAAQSGGRGEE, from the coding sequence ATGTTGAGAGGAAAAACGATAGTATTAGGCATTACCGGCGGCATTGCAGCCTATAAAGGCGCGGCGCTCTGCAGCAAGCTTGTTCAGGCAGGGGCCGAGGTCCATGTCATTATGACGGAATCGGCAACCAAATTTATTACGCCGCTCACGCTGCAGACCTTGTCCCGCCATCCGGTGCACATCGATACGTTTGACGAGAAAGACCCTTCGGTCGTCACTCACATTGATTTGGCGGACCGTGCCGATCTGGTCGTAATTGCGCCTGCAACTGCGAATATTATTGGGAAAGTGGCAAACGGCTTGGCCGACGATATGCTGAGCACAACTCTGCTTGCAGCAACAAGTCCGGTTCTGGTCGCTCCGGCCATGAACGTACATATGTATGAGCATCCGGCGGTTGTCCGCAATCTGGAGCTGCTGGCATCCCGCGGCGTGATGTTTGTGGAGCCGGGAACGGGTCAGCTTGCTTGCGGTTACGTGGCAAAAGGCCGTCTTGCGGAACCGGAGGATATCGTCATTGCGGTACATTCCCTTCTGAAAGCGAAGGAGCATGGAACGCTTGCTGGCAAGCGCGTGCTGGTAACGGCGGGAGGCACGATGGAGCGTCTTGATCCGGTCCGTTATTTAACGAATGATTCTTCCGGCAAAATGGGCTTTGCCATCGCGGAGGCCGCCAAGGTGATGGGGGCTGAGGTTACGGTTATCGCGGGAAGAACATCCGTTGATCCGCCAGCCGGCGTGAAGGTTATACGGGTAGAATCGGCGCGGCAGATGCTTGATGCCGTGCTGGAACGGTTCGAAGAATCGGATATTGTGGTTAAATCGGCAGCCGTAGCGGATTACCGTCCGGTGACCAGACACGGTCAGAAGATCAAGAAGTCCGGCGAAACCTTAACGCTTGAGCTGGAGAAGACGACGGATATTTTGCAGACGCTTGGCGAGCGGAAGACGCATCAGCTCTTGATCGGTTTTGCGGCGGAGACGGAGCAGCTGGAGAAGTACGCCATGGACAAGCTGAAGCGAAAAAATGCCGATCTTATCGTGGGCAACGATGTCAGCCAGGAAGGCGCAGGCTTTAACGGGGACACGAATATCGTACAGTTATACGGACCAAGCGGATTAATTGAAGCGATGCCGCTGCTGTCCAAGCGCGAGACGGCTCAGCGCATTCTGACGATTGCAGCCCGGCGCCTTTCGGAGGGAGCTGCCCAAAGCGGAGGTCGGGGCGAAGAATGA
- the fmt gene encoding methionyl-tRNA formyltransferase yields the protein MRIVFMGTPEFAVPSLRLLIEQGYDVVAAVSQPDRPKGRKRVLTPPPLKEAALAFGLPVLQPERMRSAEAVAAIAELQPDLIVTAAYGQILPKALLDIPRLGCINVHGSLLPRYRGGAPIQRSIINGETVTGVTIMYMAEGLDTGDMISKIEVPITDEDTSGTLFEKLSAAGAELLGRTLPALLAGELQAEPQDNELATYAPNLTREDERIDWSKPARSIFNQVRGLSPMAGAFTYLNGEVFKVWACAKPDGKAGNESAAPGTVVAASTSGIDVQTGDGLLRLLEVQPSGKRVMTVADWLPGARLSSDAVFGGGEA from the coding sequence ATGCGTATTGTATTTATGGGAACGCCGGAATTCGCCGTTCCTTCTTTGCGGCTTTTGATCGAGCAGGGCTACGATGTAGTTGCTGCCGTGTCGCAGCCAGACCGACCGAAAGGACGCAAACGCGTGTTGACGCCGCCTCCTCTGAAGGAAGCGGCTCTTGCATTTGGCCTGCCGGTCCTTCAGCCGGAGCGGATGCGCAGCGCTGAAGCGGTTGCGGCCATCGCCGAGCTTCAACCGGATCTGATTGTTACAGCCGCTTACGGACAAATTTTGCCGAAGGCGCTTTTGGACATCCCGCGGCTTGGCTGCATCAACGTGCATGGCTCGCTGCTGCCGCGCTACCGCGGCGGTGCTCCGATCCAGCGCTCGATTATTAACGGCGAGACGGTTACCGGCGTAACGATTATGTATATGGCGGAAGGTCTCGATACCGGCGATATGATCAGCAAGATTGAAGTTCCGATTACGGACGAGGATACTTCGGGTACTTTGTTCGAAAAGCTGAGCGCTGCCGGCGCTGAATTGCTGGGACGTACGCTCCCTGCCCTTCTTGCAGGCGAACTGCAGGCCGAGCCCCAGGATAACGAACTGGCTACGTATGCGCCAAACTTAACGCGCGAGGATGAGCGGATCGACTGGAGCAAGCCGGCGCGCAGCATCTTTAACCAGGTACGCGGATTATCTCCGATGGCAGGCGCTTTTACATACCTGAACGGCGAAGTGTTTAAAGTATGGGCATGCGCGAAGCCTGACGGCAAGGCGGGTAACGAATCCGCTGCTCCGGGTACCGTAGTTGCCGCAAGCACCTCCGGTATTGACGTACAGACCGGTGACGGGCTGCTTCGCTTGCTTGAGGTTCAGCCTTCAGGCAAGCGGGTTATGACGGTTGCGGACTGGCTGCCTGGCGCACGACTGTCTTCCGATGCTGTATTTGGCGGTGGCGAAGCATGA
- the rsmB gene encoding 16S rRNA (cytosine(967)-C(5))-methyltransferase RsmB yields the protein MSERETFKSRPKRKPGGKGHGRGPGQEGRKEQRPARVRTPRELALDTLVKVAETGAYSNLQLNRVLQEAQLQRADAALVTELVYGTIQRQLTLDHWLGKFAAKGLRKLEPWVHQLLRMSAYQLLYLDRIPAHAAVNEAVTIAKRRGHQGISGMVNGILRSIDRNRAELTVDAIADKNPVVQISVRYSYPEWLVERWVKAYGAETAEAICASGNEPPHASVRVNPLRSSRNEVLSLLTEQGGDAEASRLAPAGIVVRRGGNLADTEGFRDGLWTMQDESSMLVAEVVAPKAGMQVLDCCAAPGGKTTHMAELMSGKGKVYANDLHPHKRQLIVDQAVRLGLQNIEAITEDAGKLGERFAPASIDAVLLDAPCSGFGVIRRKPEIKWTKTAGDVAEIAAIQRRLLGAVAGLVKPGGTLVYSTCTIESTENEEQVAVFLKEHPEFQLDAEWPEEALAPLREKGIIDSSFDGQAQLLPHHYGSDGFFIARLRRRP from the coding sequence ATGAGCGAACGGGAAACTTTTAAATCGCGGCCAAAGCGGAAGCCAGGCGGAAAAGGCCATGGCCGCGGACCTGGACAGGAGGGGCGCAAGGAACAGCGCCCGGCACGCGTCCGTACGCCGCGCGAGCTTGCGCTTGATACCCTGGTAAAGGTGGCGGAGACTGGTGCGTACAGCAACCTGCAGCTCAACCGTGTCCTGCAGGAAGCACAGCTGCAGCGCGCGGACGCTGCTCTTGTAACCGAGCTCGTGTACGGAACAATTCAGCGCCAGCTGACACTGGATCATTGGCTTGGCAAATTCGCGGCCAAAGGGCTGCGCAAGCTGGAGCCTTGGGTCCATCAGCTATTGCGCATGAGCGCTTATCAATTGCTGTATCTTGACCGTATTCCGGCCCATGCTGCGGTGAACGAGGCGGTAACCATTGCAAAGCGCAGAGGACATCAGGGAATTTCAGGAATGGTGAACGGCATTCTTCGCAGCATTGACCGGAACCGTGCAGAGCTGACGGTTGATGCCATCGCGGACAAGAATCCTGTCGTGCAGATCTCCGTCAGATATTCTTATCCGGAGTGGCTGGTTGAACGCTGGGTCAAAGCATACGGCGCGGAAACAGCCGAAGCGATCTGCGCTTCGGGCAATGAGCCGCCGCATGCCAGCGTTCGCGTCAATCCGCTCCGCTCATCGCGAAACGAGGTGCTTAGCCTGCTGACCGAACAGGGCGGCGATGCTGAAGCTTCAAGACTTGCGCCTGCCGGTATCGTAGTGCGACGCGGGGGCAATCTGGCCGATACGGAAGGCTTCCGCGATGGTCTCTGGACGATGCAGGACGAAAGCTCCATGCTGGTTGCCGAGGTGGTCGCGCCTAAGGCGGGCATGCAGGTGCTGGATTGCTGCGCGGCGCCGGGCGGGAAAACAACCCATATGGCGGAGCTGATGAGCGGCAAAGGCAAGGTCTATGCCAACGACCTTCATCCGCACAAGCGCCAGCTTATCGTCGATCAGGCGGTACGTCTCGGCCTTCAAAATATCGAGGCGATCACCGAAGATGCCGGCAAGCTGGGCGAACGGTTTGCCCCGGCTTCGATCGATGCGGTGCTGCTGGACGCGCCATGTTCGGGTTTTGGCGTTATCCGCCGCAAGCCGGAAATCAAATGGACGAAAACAGCCGGCGATGTCGCCGAGATCGCGGCGATTCAGCGCCGGCTGCTCGGGGCTGTGGCAGGACTGGTTAAGCCTGGCGGAACGCTGGTGTACAGCACCTGTACGATTGAGAGTACCGAGAACGAAGAACAGGTGGCGGTTTTCCTGAAGGAGCATCCCGAATTCCAGCTTGACGCGGAATGGCCGGAGGAAGCTCTCGCGCCGCTGCGCGAGAAAGGCATTATCGACAGTTCATTCGACGGACAAGCGCAGCTGCTTCCGCATCATTACGGCAGCGACGGTTTCTTTATTGCCCGTCTCCGCAGACGCCCGTAG
- a CDS encoding Stp1/IreP family PP2C-type Ser/Thr phosphatase, which yields MITANRSDVGRIRHINEDRSWVGQLDNGITLAIVADGMGGHQAGDVASQLAVNTFRDMLEKSASKADLSMQEGKMLIRQALVMANDVVYDMASRNEQYYNMGTTIVAALYKEQQLIIGHIGDSRAYLITADGIAQLTEDHTLVNELVKSGQISLEEAAHHPRRNVITRAVGTDAQVEVDIYTAALSDNDVLLLCSDGLTNMVSDEEMLQTVREEGLGLDDKADRLIQLALQAGGDDNVTVVLLQEESAAYRGGDNG from the coding sequence TTGATTACGGCAAACCGAAGCGATGTCGGACGAATTCGTCATATTAACGAAGATCGTTCGTGGGTAGGACAGCTGGATAACGGCATTACTTTAGCGATTGTCGCCGACGGAATGGGCGGCCATCAAGCCGGGGATGTAGCGAGCCAGCTGGCGGTTAATACGTTCAGAGACATGCTCGAGAAGAGCGCGTCGAAGGCGGATTTATCGATGCAAGAGGGGAAAATGCTGATTCGCCAGGCGCTTGTCATGGCTAATGACGTCGTCTACGATATGGCATCACGCAACGAGCAGTACTACAATATGGGAACGACAATCGTAGCTGCCCTGTACAAGGAACAGCAATTGATTATCGGGCATATCGGGGACAGCCGCGCCTATCTCATTACCGCAGATGGAATTGCGCAATTGACGGAGGATCATACCCTCGTCAATGAACTGGTCAAATCCGGCCAGATCAGCCTGGAGGAAGCGGCGCATCACCCGCGCCGCAATGTTATTACCCGTGCTGTTGGCACGGACGCGCAAGTCGAGGTAGATATTTATACCGCAGCTTTGTCCGATAACGATGTTTTGCTGCTCTGCAGCGACGGTCTGACCAATATGGTCAGCGACGAAGAGATGCTGCAGACGGTTCGTGAGGAAGGGCTGGGATTGGATGATAAAGCGGATCGCCTCATTCAATTGGCGCTGCAAGCCGGAGGAGACGACAATGTTACGGTCGTGCTTCTTCAGGAGGAAAGCGCTGCTTATCGAGGAGGTGACAACGGATGA